The nucleotide sequence GACGCCGGCGCCGAGGAGCGCGAGGTGCAGCGCGACGGATCCGTTCGCGACGGCGAGCGCTTGCTTTGCGCCCGTCATGCGCGCGAACTCGGCTTCGAAGGCGCGCGTGCGCGGGCCTTCCGCGATCTGGCCGCTTCTCAGCACTTCGAGGACGGCCGTCGCCTCCTCCTCGCCCACGAGGGGCTTCGCGATCGGGACGCGGATGGGAACGTCGGTCACAGGCTCGTCCTCCGCATGTTCGCCGCGACTTCGCCCGTGACGCGGGCCGGCGACCCCACGACGACCGCGCCGGCCGGGACGTCCTTCGTGACGACGGCGCCCGCGCCGACGACCGCGTCGCGGCCGATGCGCACGCCGGGCAGGATCGTGGCGTTCGCGCCGATGCGCGCGAAGTCCTCGATCACGACGCCTTCGAGCTTCCAGTCGCCGCGGCCCATCTTCTTGTCGTTCGTGATGCACGCGCGCGGGCCCAGGAAGACGCCGTCGCCGATCTTCGTGAAGGTCGGGATGTAGACGCCCGTCTGGATGGAGCACTTTCGGCCGATCGTGACCGCGTTGTCGATGACGACGTTCGTGCCGACGAGCGTGCCGTCGCCGACCGTCGTGTCTTCGCGGACGAGGAAGGCGTGGCCCGTCGTCACGCGGTCGCCGAGCGTGGCGCGGCTGTAGACGATGCCGTTCGCGCGGAGCGTGCAGCCCGCGCCGATCCTCGCGCCCGCAAGCGTGTCGTAGGCGCCCGTG is from Candidatus Thermoplasmatota archaeon and encodes:
- a CDS encoding acyltransferase encodes the protein MKHPTAVVWGKSVIGEGTVLGPNVIVGHPGKDEAEVLRTGAYDTLAGARIGAGCTLRANGIVYSRATLGDRVTTGHAFLVREDTTVGDGTLVGTNVVIDNAVTIGRKCSIQTGVYIPTFTKIGDGVFLGPRACITNDKKMGRGDWKLEGVVIEDFARIGANATILPGVRIGRDAVVGAGAVVTKDVPAGAVVVGSPARVTGEVAANMRRTSL